tctctccgtcgctgtgCCTTCTCCTACTGACCTTATCGCTCCCCTCGgttctcttcactctctctctctctcttctctctccctgtcccCCGAAAAGGGTGTGCAGCGTCCTGAGCATACCTGAAGAAACCTTTCAATTGCAGTTTCGTTGTGGGCGACATCGACGACGACTGCGTAGGGTGTCAGTAGAGCGCTGGCGTCTTCTCGTGCATCTTTCACTCCATCCTCGCGACCTGTTTCCCTGCgagtctctccgttctcggtGCTTCGTTCCTCCTTTTCCACGTGATCTTTGCTGCGTTTTTCGCCAGCGCCTCGAAGGCTCGAGAGGCCACAGAGGCCACTGGCGACTTGCAGGTCTTGTCGAGTGAGGACGTGAGCTCGCAGAGGCATCTGCACACTGAGCGCCGTCTTCAATTGATTCGGGAGCAGATCGAGCCTCAAAACGTTCTCCACCACGACGCTGAAGGAagacaaacgaaaaaaaatcCGGAAAGTCCGACGACCCCGAACTCAGACGCACCCGTCACGCGAGAAACCAAAGGTAAGGAAGTCAAGGAAGCGgcaggaaggaagacgagaaagaaccacagagaaagcgagaaagacagaggaagcgaagacaacagagaggaaTCGAGAAAACatcagaaagacagagacagagagaacagtgcagagagatagagagaacaCCAGAGCGTCATACAGAGAACAtcagagatagagagaacaACGTCGAGCAAAAAACAATGTACAAGgtcgggagagacagaacaactgagagaggcagaagacacTCCAGCGAGAGACCGTGACCCTGAAACGAGGCACAGAAGCTCTGAAGAACACAAGAAAACAGATCCACGAGACAGCGCACCACACCGCAAGAGGCCCAGAACATCAAAGACCTCGTGAGGGATGCAACGAGGATGTAGAGCGAGTAACACGACAGCGAGAAATGTCTGTGGCAACGTTGGAAGGTGATGACGAAAACCGAGTGCAGTGGAGGCAGGATATCTGTTCCAGGCAGCATGTGTAGAAGActcaaagaaagaaaacaaaataCAATTGAGAGAACTTCTCACCGACAAATGCGGATATTTTCGTCCTCGaagtcttctcctctcggctCGGCCTGAACCTCCATCACGTCCGCGCCAACGCAGGCTGCCTTCTGTCGAAAGCAGGGATGCACCGCAGCCGTCGGACCTGCAGACAGCGGCCGGAAGCGCCGAAACGTTGGGGAAACGCCAAAGCGAAGAAATGAGAGGAACGGCCGGAGAGATACCGgaacgaagcgaagaaaggaaagcaacaaaaaggaaaaacgaagggaGCACCTCACAGCAGCGAGGAGCCGACGCGCGGGATGCGTGGAGTCAGGGCAGTCGAGCGAACGAAAAGGTTGCatgcgaaggagacacacaaggagagaaaagcggagaagcgaggcggGGAAACAAGGCGAAATGAGCAGAGGCAaggacgcgaaagaaaaagaaggccACCTGTGGTCTCCCCACAGGCTGCGAGAGGCTGCGTGAGAAGGCCGAAGTCGCTGAACGCGCCTGCTGGAGCCGCGACAAAGAAAGGAGTTTTCCATACGCCTCGCAAGACTCCTCTTTGCAGTTCTCACGCCATACCAACACACACAGTGGGCGATGGGTACGCCGCTGTCTTGTGGGACGAGACGACGCCGAGAACCTTGCGGAGTGCCACCATCCGCAGGCAGGCAGTTCTTAGTCGGCACAGAACAGGTTCAGAAGCTAGGCGCTCTGAGGTCGACCAAACGGAGAGCAGACAATGGCTCTTGAATAGATTGCTGGCTTCCCGGAGACCCATCAACCGTTTCTCTTCCAAACGAAGCAGCcttgcttccttctgcctcaCCTAACACAAGGGGAGTCTTCGCTTTGATGACGCCGGCCTTCTCCTGAGCAATTCTGTCCAAGGTGTCTCCCAGCACGTTCATGTGGTCCCAGcctgaggtgtacatacaccgcaggTGCCACAGCGGTCGAATTGCCGCACACCCTCGAGGCGCGGACGCAATGCGAATCAGATCGCCGCTTGAGCAAGACGGTTCACGCATCAAAAAGAAGGGGGATTCTGGATTTGAGGGGACCACCTTGTCTGTGGAATCTGCCCTCTGGGTCTCGTGGAACTGCGCTGCCAATAACGCGACAAGGACCTCTCCAGGCACTCAGGGCCGAAGAGGGACGAACTGGATCTCGGCTCTCCCTCACAGACTATGAAACCGAATGGTCGGTTTCCACGAGCTTCCTGCCCTGGTCCGTCAGCGCGAAAGCCACTCAGCGTTCTTTCCCAGACGCACGTGTGTGTCTTTAAATGATACCCGCAACAAAGGCAAAGAAAGCGAGTCTCAGCATGTCCGCAGCATGTACAAAAGTGACCATCTTTGACTGAACGCTGGATTCCTCTACCCGTCATGCAAACAGTAGGCCTTTCGCTGCGCCCTGGAAGCGTTTACGTTCGACAAATCCAGTCGCGCCATTCACGGACGCGCCTGTGGCTGGCGTCGAGCCCCACCCGTTTTCGAATCTCTCAATGTCGACGGGGAGCGTTTCCTACGCGGCGAGTGAAACGCGCAGAGGATCAGAGGCGCAGATTCAGAGGAACTGAAGACACCGCTTGCCCAGAGGAATTCAGATGTCGGGCGCGTTGCGTAGGAGTGTGGCCGCGCGCATCTCACGAGAGAGCAAGCACCAACAGATGTTCATCGATATATACACAGATAATCATGGTCGCACATCGGCCGCGACCAACACAACACGACGCATGGCTTGTCACACAAAAGCGCACGTAAACGCGTCCTCTTCGGCGCCCCGCGCTTTCACATCACAAGGACATCACGCTTTGCGTGGGTTGGTCGAGAAAATCAAAGACTCAAACGCACGCTCACACAACAAGCGTTTAAAATGTCTTTGCCTCACCAATGGACGTGATGACTGTACACCGCGGAGAGTCGACGATGTTCGTCGCATCCAGACGCCCACCCAGACCTGTTTCGATGACGGCCCAGTCCACCTCTTGTTGCGAAAAGTAGAGAAAGGCCATCTGCGTGGTAACCTGTGGATCCAGATAGGGAGCGAAGAGAACTCAGACACGTTTGCAACGCAGACGACACAGTCGGAGACGTTCCGCATGCAAACGAGACACCAAGAAACAGGGTCAGCGCGCTTCTGCCTACCTCAAAGAACGTGAGCTCCACTCCCATTTGTTTGGCCGTCTGCGTCACGCGGTGGTacagagagacgacgtcCTCCTCAGGAATCATTTGACTGTCGACGCGAATCCTCtcgcgaaaagaaagaatgTGCGGGGAGGTGTACGTCCCGACCTTGTAGCCTgcacagcagaagaaaaaagggacGCAGCGCCAGTTGCGCTACACCAGCTGCGAGTGCCCGTTCGACTCTGACCTGCTGGTGCATGGACAACGGAGACCTACAGCGACGCCTGTGGCCGGAGTGTCATCGGCGCCCCAGAAAACTGTGTTTCACAAAAAGACAAATGCACCGACAGAACGCACATTGCTGACACCGAACAGTCATGCATTCATCAACACACCCAGCTACATATATCCAtgcatatatccatatatatatatatatatatcgtaTCCGGTCCAGAACGAAGTCGGCTGTTTGTATGGCTGCGTGACTTTGTTACCCTTGAGGGAGAGGCAAGCGGCGAGCTTCGCACAGGTGGTGCCTTTTCCATTTGTTCCTGCAACGTGGATTATGTCGTAGTCGTCCTGGGGACTGCCGAGTCCTGCAGCGACTGCCCGCATGCGATCCGTTCCGAGTTTCACCGCGTGGTGAGAAAAAAGTTGTTTCAAGCACGCGGTGTATTTACTGCCCAAGCTGGCGGGCGTCGCCATCCTGTGGCACAGCGCGCGAGCCTTTTCGGAGTGTATTGCGAACGTGTCTCCAGTTCGCCGACGTAGAAGttgcgaggagaaagggagagtacgacgaggacgagagaggtAAGAAGGCTAGAAAAAGAACGCCACAAGAAGAAAATGGGGTGAAGTGAATCAGGATAAACAAGGTGGCAGTCGGCAGCCTAGGGGAAGTCCACCGTCCTCTCGAAGTGCATTTTTTCACTTCTAACCGACGGATGCACCCTCTCTCGAGCTCTGAATTGTTTTGCCACCTGGAAAAAGAGTTCTTGAAGCTACATGGACGTTAACATTCGCCAGACAAGAAAGTGAATAGCTCTGGaccctgaaaaaaacagcgGTGAAAGCAGAGACTCCCCTCCTCCCCAGTTGCACCGTCGCCGGCGTGCAGGACGTCGTGTGCTCTACGCGCTGTCCTGTCCTCCTACCCAGAGACTTGGACGTCGGCTTTTTGCTGTTGTTTATAAAAAGGGCACAGACAGACAAGCCGAAGCACGTACTCGCCACGACGAGTTCGGAACAGGGAACTAACGGCCACCTGCATGTGTGGATCTCAAAAAGGCGCCTAGCAGCCACTCGTTGAACAAACAATGCCGAAGAGCCACACAAAtggaaaacgaaacgaacCACAGATCGGAGTGAGAAAAGGTCTTTTCAGGAACAAGGTCCATCCCAACAGTCCGGGTGACCGAGACGCAACACACAGATACTGGCGGTTGAGCCTTTCCGCGGACAAGCAGGAGTGTGAAACAGACAAGATCTCGTGGAAACAACGTTCAGCAGCTTTGCCACTGCTTTGTCTACCTCTGAAAAGCGCCTGAAAACAATCGTCTTCACAGGTGAACGGATCTCCGGAAACCCAGAAAGGTGTCGTTGCAAACGCTGGACCGCATGCACACAAATGTGCGTCAAAAATCTCAAACCTCAACGAGAATCGAAGCCATTTTTCTCTGGACTTTGCTGCGGGGCCATCCTCACGCAAGGGAACTGGCCCACACAAACAGCTCCGCTTccttttgtttctctgttttcgatTTCCCTATGAAGGGATGCCAATGCCGGGCATAGCTATTTTGCCTCCAAGGAGACACGCTCGTGCGCAAGTCCGCAGACAGGAGTGTGTCATAGCCGCTCGCGACAGCTGAAGCTCGTGGAGGGAAGACTTTATTGGCGAAAGTTTTCTCTTCCATTCAATTCAGAAGccgcaaacagagagagaaacgcgtatTTCAAGCCTTGTCGGCAGAGTCGGGTggtcagagagaagcagaaattCTAACTGATGACCGGGCCTAGTGGTTGCGCGTAGTCACGCGTCGCAGCaggggaaggcagagaaTCTCTGTCCGTGCCTCCATTCTTCTTTCGAGTCTTCCAATTACGAAGACGGTTGAGGCGCCGTGCTTCATGTGTCGATTCTGTTCCTTCTACTCAAGGCTCTCGTCTGTTGAATTTCACCTTCAGGGTGCCGGAGGGTGCTATTGTACGGTCTACAGCGTGATAGTCCTTTGTGTTGGGAAGGAATAAGGTCTAGAAAGCTCTACGCCACCTCGCAGACCAGGCGTTCTTCGATTCTACACCACCTCTCTGGGGCCTACAGAAAGTCAATCAATCTATAGATAAACGAAAACCGGGCAACTGCAGTGTAATTCTTCTGGCTAAGTGAAGGCTCCCGGAGATTGTGCGATCTTCCGCCTGTATCTGCCTGGAACCCTACCATCCGCTGGAGGCGCGATCAATTGACTGTGCGTTTAGCAGCTTGTTTTGGTATGCAAACCAGTCTTTGAAATTCAAAGGGACAGGGCTCCGACTTGCGGCTCAGAAAGATGCCGGcgaaaaaggggaagaagggaaagaagaagtctTACCGGCCCGAGGTCGCTCGCTTTTTGCAGACGCACCAGTACAAATGTATGCGGAGTCTTCTAGACTTGCCTGGCGGGGTGCCCTCAGTGCACCAGCCTTCAGTGGATGCCGAAACGGAGAACGCTACTGCCGCACTCCTGTCCGTTCTCGGACGCATAGGAATCTCCATGAAGGTGAAAATACACTTCTCTCGTCCGTCCGATCGACAGAGTTTGAGTGGTTTCTGTAGaggccttctttctcggcgGTAACGGAAACTTCGTTGATTCCGGAGTGCCACGGGTCGTGGTTCTAGCTTATCAAATACAAAGTCATCATCCTCACCAGAATTGTTTTCAAAGTGTAATAGTTTTACCTTTTGCATCTATGGGGGGAAAGCTTCCAACTCGACACCACCTGCATCAGAAGGGTTATTCAACGGAGAAACAAAACAAAACCACCCCATTGTTACCACATGAACAAGCTGTCTTGGATACAACACAGAGCCCCTTTACTTGCTCTTTTACCCCTTTTTGACGTCCACCATAATGAGGGCACAACTCGCGTATCTACGCATTGACTGTTGCTACGAATCGGCGCACATCCCAGCCTTACTCGCCTGCGACTGATACAGCTCCTCTCGGCTCTAGGAGAATCAACTGAAACAGAGCAACTGCTAGAACGGCTTGTCATGTTGCCAAAGTCTGTGACTTGTACCTTTGTCAATTTGGATTGTTCCATCGGAAGACGTCGAAGATGGTGTGTGGTTTCGTAGTTAACATAATCTTCATGGGAATTCGCACTTTGCCATCATGAACGAATCGGAACAGTAGTTGTCGAACATAAGAAACGACATAGTCTGCTCGACTAGCGATGTCTATAACGGGTAATTCTGAAGTCTGCATACTTTCGGTGTTTGGTACGAAACTGAAATTGAGCATATTTCTCGAGTAGAACTTTTTGTCGCAGTCCGTGCTTCTCTGGCTCCAACACTGTCCAACCTAGGTCGGCTGTCCAAAAGATTACAGATTTCAAACTCATCATCGATTCCTGTACCCGGCTCCGCAGTACACGCCTGCGGGATATCCTCCTGATGTAGTTCATAATGCGCGGACGATTCTGACATGCAACTCAAAGGTCTTTGTAGGCGGGCGAGGCCTCACGTTGAATGACGACGAGGAACTTCAAGCGGCGGCTAATCAGTTTTTGATGGATTTTGACTTCCACGTGAATGCCATCGTGGCTTGGATCGAGGAAGGCCTCAGCTGCGACTTCTCAACCATGGGGCTCGTCGCCTTTCAGGCTGATTTAAGAGACAGGTTTCAAGAATTCGACCGGGTCTGGGCCGCATTCGAAGAACGCGTGTGCAAAGCAATTGAAACAGTCATGAAGGATATCTTCAAACCCATTGATCTCATCGTGGTATGTCACTAGCTTCAGCGAAGGCCCTGTACGAATGTGCATAGCAAAACACAAAGTAAATTCTGTGGTACTCGATGttgctcgtctctccgtAGTGAGCCTGCACAAGCGCTACAACGCTGCGTTTGAAGACACTAGCATTATTGATGTTATGCAGCTGAAAGGAGCGACTCGACAGGCACCACAGGTAGCGTGAAAGGAGAGCGCGTAGTGTGTTCTGTTCTCGGTATACATGCAAGTGTCACAAGCACGATTGCAATTTCCATTTTAGGCTACGAGCATTGGGGCAATTATTTCTGAATGGTCAACTTCGTTGGTAGTAGACTCGATCCTGTGCATTGCGCAAACCATACAGACGGCATTCAGCCGTTGTCGTAATGATACGGAAAAAGTTGTGTGCCAAGACGTGCGCATGTTTTGTGTATTTTTTGACGTTAAGATATTTTACGCAGTTGAACCATGTGGGCGCCCTACTCTCCCTCTCATTGCTGGTTGCGGTTCAGGATCTTGAGGCAAAATTGTCTATTCTCGAAGAGGCTGAAGTAAGCGT
This Toxoplasma gondii ME49 chromosome VIII, whole genome shotgun sequence DNA region includes the following protein-coding sequences:
- a CDS encoding bifunctional protein FolC subfamily protein (encoded by transcript TGME49_271350) produces the protein MATPASLGSKYTACLKQLFSHHAVKLGTDRMRAVAAGLGSPQDDYDIIHVAGTNGKGTTCAKLAACLSLKGYKVGTYTSPHILSFRERIRVDSQMIPEEDVVSLYHRVTQTAKQMGVELTFFEVTTQMAFLYFSQQEVDWAVIETGLGGRLDATNIVDSPRCTVITSIGWDHMNVLGDTLDRIAQEKAGVIKAKTPLVLGPTAAVHPCFRQKAACVGADVMEVQAEPRGEDFEDENIRICRVVVENVLRLDLLPNQLKTALSVQMPLRAHVLTRQDLQVASGLCGLSSLRGAGEKRSKDHVEKEERSTENGETRRETGREDGVKDAREDASALLTPYAVVVDVAHNETAIERFLQFLEHHYFGIPVRVVVSLTKERSVSVLQPLMNYLSFPRNNRLARLHFVEANHERRKTAVSVLEELETDNRVTSELRTAILAGLEEQFRVLSETRAQTDEKEQRASEKETESLIHVPDNIRRYTHLLQSCTAGHLPEVLRFAYRQATAEQSVLVACGSFYMMKEVIETLGFLHGPVDEIDVNERCVTPVAVETGSEKAPL
- a CDS encoding hypothetical protein (encoded by transcript TGME49_271335), whose amino-acid sequence is MPAKKGKKGKKKSYRPEVARFLQTHQYKCMRSLLDLPGGVPSVHQPSVDAETENATAALLSVLGRIGISMKYTPAGYPPDVVHNARTILTCNSKVFVGGRGLTLNDDEELQAAANQFLMDFDFHVNAIVAWIEEGLSCDFSTMGLVAFQADLRDRFQEFDRVWAAFEERVCKAIETVMKDIFKPIDLIVDLEAKLSILEEAEDYEVKRETERQFVAAITELLGSLYIKADGFKIPEDAVEQAEACMFYDCKLPASIVAKAKKLIRQFLTLRLAIREIPLVRLQPDLNMNGKLVRAVEHFYWSARDCVEGFDMARCLPVLPSTRPVWLFRMGISSSFFQQTDKQKQAESRTEEQERFSKIEA